The proteins below are encoded in one region of Bifidobacterium dentium JCM 1195 = DSM 20436:
- a CDS encoding ABC transporter ATP-binding protein, translating to MADDVADESTAQTGDKAKAVEGKAALNRAMKPIQGRLNCGRALAAISGLLSVAPYAALVSIGDVLLRAWQQHTQPDANTVWRYVFILVGAYMLRSFLYFAALSITHFADCTLGAGIRRAMADSLGRAPLSTFNASTSGMIRKSIHDDVETLHALVAHWPVEGTAATVTPLALFAYIVVLDWRLALLSIATLPLYFGIQMFSMAGMSEKTALMDTKISNVSSTMVEFASGIAVVKAFGRSGHSLRQYERAADDFIKQYNDWCGPLVRWCAIAEAFIAPALLTAINLAVGMLLVQAGYVTAPQVLAATLTAMMLPSTITTIGNMQWSYQLAGAAALRIERNLRVTPLAETTQPKHPNGYDVAIDHVTYAYGPTTALDNVSLNVAAGTMTALIGPSGSGKSTLATLIARFDDPAEGSISIGGVDLRDITSEELYRTVGFVLQDPQLIRASIRDNIALGRPDATLEQIRTAAKAAFIDDEIMALEHGYDTVIDGRVGLSGGQEQRIAIARALLKDTPILILDEATASVDPESEAQIQQALNALVAGRTVIVIAHKPSAVVGADQMVVMDRGEIVACGTHEQLADETHVRALDAVARHNRIAAQEGAYHA from the coding sequence GTGGCAGATGACGTCGCCGACGAGTCCACGGCGCAAACCGGAGACAAGGCAAAGGCGGTGGAGGGCAAGGCCGCCTTGAACAGAGCCATGAAGCCCATCCAAGGCAGGTTGAATTGCGGGCGCGCGCTGGCCGCGATCTCAGGTCTGCTGAGCGTAGCGCCCTACGCGGCGCTGGTAAGTATCGGAGACGTGCTGCTGCGCGCTTGGCAACAGCATACGCAGCCGGATGCGAACACCGTATGGCGGTATGTGTTCATCCTGGTCGGCGCATACATGTTGCGCAGCTTCCTCTATTTCGCGGCATTGTCCATCACGCATTTCGCCGACTGCACGCTGGGTGCCGGCATTCGCCGAGCCATGGCGGATTCCCTTGGAAGGGCACCGCTTTCCACATTCAACGCATCGACATCCGGCATGATCCGCAAATCAATTCACGACGACGTGGAGACACTGCATGCACTGGTCGCGCACTGGCCGGTGGAAGGCACCGCGGCCACGGTGACGCCGCTTGCATTGTTCGCCTACATCGTAGTGCTGGACTGGCGTCTGGCCCTGCTCTCCATCGCCACGCTGCCCCTATACTTTGGCATTCAGATGTTCAGCATGGCCGGCATGAGCGAGAAGACCGCGCTGATGGACACGAAGATCAGCAACGTGTCGAGTACGATGGTCGAATTCGCCAGTGGCATCGCCGTGGTAAAGGCATTCGGCCGCAGCGGCCATTCACTGCGGCAATACGAGCGCGCCGCCGACGACTTCATCAAACAGTACAACGATTGGTGCGGGCCGCTCGTTCGTTGGTGTGCGATCGCCGAGGCATTCATCGCCCCCGCCCTGCTTACCGCGATCAATCTCGCCGTCGGCATGCTGCTGGTACAGGCCGGCTATGTGACCGCGCCGCAAGTGTTGGCCGCCACGCTGACCGCCATGATGCTGCCATCCACCATCACCACGATCGGCAATATGCAGTGGAGCTATCAACTCGCCGGCGCTGCGGCATTGCGCATCGAACGGAATCTGCGCGTAACGCCGCTCGCCGAGACGACGCAACCGAAACATCCGAACGGCTACGACGTGGCCATCGACCATGTGACCTACGCCTACGGCCCCACCACGGCGCTTGACAACGTCAGTCTGAATGTCGCCGCAGGCACGATGACCGCACTCATCGGACCATCCGGATCCGGCAAATCCACGCTTGCCACGCTGATTGCCCGTTTTGACGATCCCGCCGAAGGATCGATCAGCATCGGCGGCGTCGATCTTCGCGACATCACCTCCGAGGAACTGTATCGCACCGTCGGTTTCGTACTCCAGGATCCGCAGCTAATCCGCGCATCGATTCGCGACAACATCGCATTGGGGCGTCCTGACGCAACGCTGGAACAAATCCGCACCGCAGCCAAGGCCGCATTCATCGACGACGAAATCATGGCGCTCGAACACGGCTACGACACGGTGATCGATGGTCGGGTCGGCCTGTCCGGCGGACAGGAGCAACGTATCGCCATCGCCCGTGCGCTGCTGAAGGACACGCCGATCCTGATTCTCGACGAGGCCACGGCCAGCGTCGATCCGGAATCGGAAGCGCAGATTCAGCAGGCGTTGAACGCATTGGTCGCGGGCCGGACCGTAATCGTCATCGCACATAAGCCATCCGCCGTGGTGGGCGCCGATCAGATGGTCGTCATGGATCGCGGCGAAATCGTCGCCTGCGGCACACACGAGCAACTTGCCGACGAAACGCACGTACGCGCGTTGGATGCCGTCGCACGACACAATCGAATCGCAGCACAGGAAGGCGCATACCATGCGTAA
- a CDS encoding MFS transporter, translating to MKRSILALASGAFILGAAEFVMMGILPQTAAAMNVSIPAAGHYISAYAIGVCFGTLILVFGRKVPPKNLIILFMIIALVGNTLSTVAVNSPMLLTARFISGLPHGAFFGTATLIAKTLADKGKEAQSVSMMVTGQTVANMLGVPAGTLLAEMLSWRVAFGLLAAWAAMTMLLTLAWVPFVPPIKDAGIKGQFRFLTHPGPWFVLLAVFCGNSGIFCWWSYISPWLQKTGGWSSSAVPLLMVLAGFGMVLGGIAGGRLTDLWKPAATAALSQSIAVVGLLLVFLIPGNRMSTAMLTFVLGFALFFNSAPQQLLMVQAGQGGGELIAGAAVQIAFNFGNAVGSIVGGAALTATAMNYHYTGLSGMPIAIIAVMFLITYTRRYETDTQAMERMREVHV from the coding sequence TTGAAGAGAAGCATTCTGGCCCTGGCTTCGGGCGCCTTCATTCTGGGCGCCGCCGAATTCGTGATGATGGGCATACTGCCGCAGACCGCCGCCGCTATGAATGTGAGCATTCCAGCCGCCGGACACTATATTTCCGCCTATGCGATCGGCGTATGCTTCGGCACGCTGATCCTGGTGTTCGGACGCAAGGTGCCGCCGAAGAACCTCATCATCCTGTTCATGATCATCGCACTGGTCGGCAACACGTTGAGCACGGTCGCCGTGAACTCCCCCATGCTGCTGACAGCCCGTTTCATTTCCGGACTGCCGCACGGCGCATTCTTCGGCACGGCCACGCTGATCGCCAAAACCCTGGCCGATAAGGGCAAGGAGGCGCAGTCCGTCTCGATGATGGTGACCGGTCAGACGGTAGCCAACATGTTGGGCGTACCGGCCGGCACCCTGCTCGCCGAAATGCTGTCTTGGCGTGTGGCATTCGGCCTTTTGGCCGCTTGGGCCGCGATGACCATGCTGCTGACGCTTGCCTGGGTGCCGTTCGTGCCTCCGATCAAGGATGCCGGCATCAAGGGCCAGTTCCGGTTCCTCACTCACCCGGGCCCATGGTTTGTGTTGTTGGCCGTGTTCTGCGGCAATTCCGGCATCTTCTGCTGGTGGAGCTACATCTCCCCCTGGCTACAGAAGACCGGTGGATGGTCGTCTTCCGCGGTTCCCCTGCTTATGGTGCTGGCCGGTTTCGGCATGGTGCTCGGCGGCATCGCCGGCGGACGCCTGACCGATCTGTGGAAGCCGGCCGCGACGGCGGCATTGTCGCAGTCGATTGCGGTGGTCGGTCTGCTGCTGGTCTTCCTGATTCCGGGAAACCGGATGTCCACGGCGATGCTGACGTTCGTGCTCGGCTTCGCCCTGTTCTTCAATTCCGCTCCGCAACAGTTGCTGATGGTGCAGGCCGGGCAAGGCGGTGGCGAACTCATCGCCGGCGCGGCCGTGCAAATCGCCTTCAATTTCGGCAACGCGGTCGGTTCGATCGTCGGCGGTGCCGCACTGACCGCCACGGCCATGAATTACCATTACACCGGACTTTCCGGCATGCCGATCGCCATCATCGCGGTCATGTTCCTGATAACCTACACGCGCCGCTATGAGACGGATACGCAGGCGATGGAGCGCATGCGCGAAGTCCACGTCTGA
- a CDS encoding LytR/AlgR family response regulator transcription factor encodes MHIAVVEDDDECAQAVTQCLERFSSEHGEPIETTVFRDGAAIVEDYRPVYDIVLMDIEMPGMDGISAAREIRKTDRDVVIIFVTNMAQYALKGYTVQARSYILKPVNYYGLSMELQEAIDYINRNRRQNGRALLLPSGGGIDRVNLSDITYIESQRHNLFIHTTGGVLRIRESMNAMEANIDDPAFVRCGVSFLINLAWVSGITEGREVLVGGDRVPISRQKYKDFMAALSAYLGGIHD; translated from the coding sequence ATGCACATAGCCGTGGTCGAAGACGATGACGAATGCGCGCAGGCGGTGACGCAGTGCCTGGAGCGCTTCTCGAGCGAGCACGGCGAACCCATCGAAACCACGGTGTTCCGTGATGGCGCGGCAATCGTGGAAGACTATCGGCCGGTCTACGACATTGTGCTCATGGATATCGAAATGCCGGGCATGGATGGCATCTCGGCCGCGCGGGAAATCCGAAAAACCGACCGCGACGTGGTCATCATCTTCGTCACCAACATGGCGCAGTATGCGCTCAAAGGCTACACGGTGCAGGCGCGCTCCTACATACTGAAGCCGGTCAACTACTACGGGCTTTCGATGGAACTGCAGGAGGCGATCGATTACATCAATCGCAACCGGCGCCAGAACGGACGCGCGTTGCTTCTGCCAAGTGGCGGAGGCATTGACAGGGTCAACCTGAGTGACATCACCTATATCGAAAGCCAACGGCACAACCTGTTCATACATACCACCGGCGGTGTGCTGCGCATACGTGAGTCGATGAACGCCATGGAGGCGAACATCGACGATCCGGCATTCGTCCGTTGCGGCGTGAGTTTTCTGATCAATCTGGCGTGGGTCAGCGGCATCACGGAAGGCAGGGAAGTACTGGTCGGCGGCGACCGGGTGCCGATCAGCCGGCAGAAATACAAGGATTTCATGGCGGCGCTGAGCGCATATCTGGGAGGCATCCATGATTGA
- a CDS encoding sensor histidine kinase — MIDVLNLPSLLLCGIAVEMALTPAVLPTIGPRDMRQRNGVRLEPPAGSRMVWYMGIVIGLALSMAVVIWAKETLVDFDTNSTALEAPICLAVLVAFAVVPLRSGVAQGIYEAIWAQVIASLSFECMDCATMWLPDPMRVIALGMLTPIVGVALFAAVRMRLLPQLRGGRGGVVGKRKLLFAVTLCIMFLLLSNYQIIFLLLGSREHTYMIPAFRIMVELLSLITLYLQNDIEQRQHAQMELNLVQRLWQSKQRQYEISKETIDLINRKCHDLKYQLAAFRTMQDDAETDRRLGEVERSVMIYDSAIQTGNRVLDVVLTEKSLYCEAEHITLTCMVDGAKLGFIDQADLYALFGNALDNAIESVMKQRDPAKRVIQVSVYPDNGFLMIRIRNYCDEPITLVDGLPATSKKTDKGYHGYGLRGIRYTAEQYGGTMSVKIAPDSFTLQVVLPLN, encoded by the coding sequence ATGATTGACGTGCTGAATCTGCCATCGTTGCTGCTGTGCGGCATCGCGGTGGAGATGGCGTTGACCCCCGCGGTGCTTCCAACGATCGGGCCCCGCGACATGCGGCAGCGCAACGGCGTGCGCCTAGAACCGCCGGCCGGCTCGCGCATGGTCTGGTATATGGGCATCGTGATCGGATTGGCGTTGTCTATGGCAGTCGTGATCTGGGCTAAGGAGACGCTGGTCGACTTCGACACGAATTCCACCGCATTGGAGGCGCCGATCTGCCTGGCCGTACTGGTGGCGTTCGCCGTGGTGCCGTTGCGCAGTGGCGTGGCGCAGGGCATCTATGAGGCGATATGGGCGCAGGTGATCGCCTCCCTGAGTTTCGAATGCATGGACTGCGCGACCATGTGGCTTCCCGATCCCATGCGCGTCATCGCACTCGGGATGCTTACGCCGATCGTTGGCGTGGCGCTGTTCGCCGCGGTGCGGATGCGGCTGCTGCCGCAGTTGAGGGGCGGTCGCGGCGGTGTCGTAGGCAAACGCAAACTGCTGTTCGCGGTGACGCTGTGCATCATGTTCCTGCTGCTGTCGAACTATCAGATCATCTTCCTGTTGCTCGGTTCGCGTGAGCACACCTATATGATTCCCGCATTCCGCATCATGGTCGAACTGCTGAGCCTGATTACGCTGTACCTGCAGAACGACATCGAACAACGGCAGCATGCGCAGATGGAACTCAATCTGGTGCAACGATTATGGCAAAGCAAGCAACGGCAATATGAGATCTCCAAGGAGACGATCGACCTGATCAACCGCAAATGTCATGATCTCAAATACCAGCTGGCGGCATTCCGCACCATGCAGGACGACGCGGAGACCGACCGGCGGTTGGGCGAAGTGGAACGGTCGGTGATGATCTACGATTCCGCAATCCAGACCGGCAATCGTGTGCTCGACGTGGTGTTGACGGAAAAATCGCTGTACTGCGAAGCCGAGCACATCACCCTGACCTGCATGGTGGATGGCGCGAAACTCGGATTCATCGATCAGGCCGACCTGTATGCGCTGTTCGGCAATGCGCTCGACAACGCCATCGAAAGCGTGATGAAGCAACGGGATCCGGCCAAGCGTGTGATTCAGGTGTCGGTCTACCCCGACAACGGCTTTCTGATGATCCGCATACGCAACTACTGCGACGAACCGATCACGCTGGTCGACGGCCTGCCGGCCACCAGCAAGAAAACCGACAAGGGCTATCATGGCTACGGATTGCGCGGCATCCGTTATACGGCGGAACAATATGGCGGCACGATGAGCGTGAAGATCGCTCCCGATTCCTTTACCCTGCAGGTGGTGTTGCCGCTGAATTGA
- a CDS encoding glycoside hydrolase family 3 C-terminal domain-containing protein translates to MMKRKFFHPISKRFGVFGLVLTVLLTMVMIVANVALSRYSNTISSTLDLNKQISAGGDEATYQKARNLTQEIAGEGATLLKNTNGALPLDTKKINVFGYGSVNLVYGGSGSGSTSGASYNDTLKQSFEAEGLSINEDLWNYYTKQSQSAGSWNVFSPNGGDYNIYDAKCTDVLDMMDSAKRYSDTAVVVFSRAGGEGGDLPMDMGVTDSESGEGLIGGDAGKSYLELQSAETDLLKAVEKNFEHVIVLVNSSHAMELGFLEDAGVDAALQIAGPGATGMRGVADVLLGKVNPSGHLVDTYAYDVKSAPSYYNMGDCYYTDYQQQMSDKYFYFEENIYTGYRWYETAAADKAVITASDGTVYDYGDYDSIVQYPFGYGLSYTTFDWQLEDYQVDGQGGEVTATVKVTNTGDVAGKDVVQLYYSAPYTKGGIEKSAVDLGAFVKTKELKPGESDEVKLTMTFDDMASFDYKGTGAYVMDKGDYTFTLRTDSHTVKNDDATFTYTVENTITYDDAHDGKRSTDKVAATSQQEFQDAGSLETNVTYLSRADLAGTFPKVERRLNPTSIPAKVKERLEANGPGSTVLTSDNADASDNATPTTGADNGLKVDDMTGVDYNDEKWDKLVQQMSVDELVELTGNAGWQTSAIESVGKKATTDIDGPQGLNGFNFSGTKMNAYASEVLMGMTWNVELVKQMGSTYADEALSWGIVGMYAPAMNTHRSPFGGRNFEYFSEDPTLSGLMGAAEVSGMQGEGAYVYAKHYMLNTQDTNRDGAANWCNEQALREVYARPFELAIKNADCTGLMTELSRIGTSWSSATKALCTELPRDEWGFTGKIITDGVGPGGSYYMLPDYAIMAGNDMMLTRASGDCGYTDAILKSDAGIRNMQRAAKNILYVYANSKASEVSGKYDVNWEWMWIVGDVVLAVVTLALFICLPVRAWCAPGQPIVTTSGK, encoded by the coding sequence ATGATGAAGAGGAAGTTCTTCCATCCCATATCGAAGCGATTCGGTGTCTTCGGTCTGGTACTGACGGTACTGCTCACGATGGTGATGATCGTCGCCAACGTGGCGCTCAGCCGATATTCCAACACCATTTCGTCCACGCTGGATCTCAACAAGCAGATCAGCGCAGGCGGCGACGAGGCCACCTATCAGAAGGCACGCAATCTGACACAGGAAATCGCCGGAGAAGGCGCCACCCTGCTCAAGAACACCAACGGCGCACTGCCGCTCGACACCAAGAAAATCAACGTGTTCGGCTACGGTAGCGTGAACCTGGTGTACGGTGGCTCCGGTTCCGGCTCCACGTCGGGCGCCTCCTACAACGACACGTTGAAGCAGTCGTTCGAAGCCGAAGGCCTCAGCATCAACGAGGATCTGTGGAACTACTACACCAAGCAGTCGCAGAGCGCAGGCTCCTGGAACGTGTTCTCCCCCAACGGCGGCGACTACAACATCTACGACGCGAAATGCACCGATGTGCTCGACATGATGGACAGCGCCAAGCGGTACAGCGACACCGCCGTAGTCGTGTTCTCCCGTGCGGGTGGCGAAGGCGGCGACCTGCCGATGGATATGGGCGTCACAGACAGCGAATCCGGCGAAGGCCTGATCGGCGGGGACGCCGGCAAAAGCTATCTGGAACTGCAAAGCGCGGAAACCGACCTGCTCAAGGCCGTGGAAAAGAATTTCGAACACGTGATCGTGCTCGTGAACTCGTCGCACGCCATGGAACTCGGCTTCCTTGAAGATGCCGGTGTGGATGCCGCATTGCAGATCGCGGGCCCCGGTGCCACCGGCATGCGCGGCGTGGCCGACGTGCTGCTCGGCAAGGTCAATCCGAGCGGTCATCTCGTGGACACCTACGCCTACGACGTGAAGAGCGCCCCGTCCTACTACAACATGGGCGATTGCTATTACACCGATTACCAGCAACAGATGAGCGACAAGTACTTCTACTTCGAAGAGAACATCTACACCGGCTACCGTTGGTATGAGACCGCCGCAGCCGACAAGGCCGTGATTACCGCCTCGGACGGCACCGTCTACGATTACGGCGATTATGATTCCATCGTGCAGTACCCGTTCGGCTATGGCCTGAGCTACACCACCTTCGACTGGCAGCTCGAGGATTACCAGGTCGACGGTCAGGGCGGCGAAGTGACCGCCACCGTGAAGGTGACCAACACCGGCGACGTCGCCGGCAAGGACGTGGTGCAGCTGTATTACAGCGCCCCATACACCAAGGGCGGCATCGAAAAGTCCGCGGTGGACCTCGGCGCGTTCGTCAAGACCAAGGAACTCAAGCCCGGCGAATCCGACGAAGTGAAACTGACCATGACCTTCGACGACATGGCCTCCTTCGACTACAAGGGTACCGGAGCCTACGTGATGGACAAAGGCGACTACACCTTCACCCTGCGCACCGACAGTCACACCGTGAAGAACGACGACGCCACCTTCACCTACACGGTGGAAAACACCATCACCTACGACGACGCCCATGATGGCAAGCGTTCCACCGACAAGGTGGCCGCCACCTCCCAGCAGGAGTTCCAGGACGCCGGCTCGCTCGAAACGAACGTGACCTATCTGTCGCGCGCGGATCTGGCGGGCACCTTCCCGAAAGTCGAACGCCGCCTGAATCCGACGTCGATCCCGGCCAAGGTCAAGGAACGCCTCGAGGCCAACGGGCCGGGTTCCACCGTACTGACCTCCGACAATGCCGATGCCTCCGACAATGCGACGCCGACCACCGGTGCCGACAACGGCCTCAAGGTCGACGACATGACCGGCGTGGACTACAACGACGAGAAGTGGGATAAGCTCGTGCAGCAGATGAGCGTCGACGAACTCGTCGAACTGACCGGCAACGCCGGTTGGCAGACCTCCGCCATCGAATCGGTCGGCAAGAAGGCCACCACCGACATCGACGGCCCGCAAGGACTCAACGGTTTCAACTTCTCCGGCACCAAGATGAACGCCTATGCCTCCGAAGTGCTCATGGGCATGACCTGGAACGTGGAACTGGTCAAGCAGATGGGCTCCACCTACGCCGATGAGGCGCTCTCCTGGGGCATCGTCGGCATGTACGCGCCGGCCATGAACACGCACCGCTCCCCATTCGGCGGCCGCAACTTCGAATACTTCTCCGAAGATCCGACCCTCTCCGGCCTGATGGGCGCGGCCGAAGTCAGCGGCATGCAGGGCGAAGGCGCATACGTATACGCCAAGCACTACATGCTCAACACGCAGGACACCAATCGAGACGGTGCCGCCAACTGGTGCAACGAGCAGGCTCTGCGCGAGGTCTACGCCCGTCCGTTCGAACTGGCCATCAAGAACGCCGACTGCACGGGCCTGATGACCGAACTCTCCCGCATCGGCACCTCCTGGAGCTCCGCCACCAAGGCATTGTGCACCGAACTGCCACGTGACGAATGGGGCTTCACAGGCAAGATCATCACCGACGGCGTCGGCCCCGGCGGCAGCTACTACATGCTTCCGGACTATGCCATCATGGCCGGCAACGACATGATGCTCACCCGCGCCAGCGGCGACTGCGGCTACACCGACGCCATTCTCAAAAGCGACGCCGGCATCCGCAACATGCAACGCGCCGCCAAGAACATCCTCTACGTATACGCCAATTCCAAGGCCTCCGAGGTCTCCGGCAAGTATGACGTGAACTGGGAATGGATGTGGATTGTCGGCGACGTGGTGCTCGCGGTAGTGACGCTCGCCCTGTTCATCTGCCTGCCGGTACGCGCCTGGTGCGCACCCGGGCAGCCCATCGTCACCACCTCCGGCAAGTAA
- the lysS gene encoding lysine--tRNA ligase, with translation MTETNESQEHQNEEAPVPVMTTVERAEMLLRQDAAIRAKINDGATLDEAVDPSNKEFGSLAHPEQVQMRVAKRAMMLKEGIAPYPVTLDVTDTIEAVRAKYDGKLEAGDETEDVVGIAGRVLFLRNAGGLCFVQLSAGDGTKIQGMISKKEIGADSLKQFKQLVDLGDHLFIKGRVIASKTGELSVFATEWAIAAKALQPLPALHKDLNEDTRTRKPYIGMIADEKIRNMVRNRSKAVASLRKTFADHDFIEVETPMLQTVHGGAAARPFTTHMNAFDLDLYLRIAPELFLKRCLVGGIDRVFEINRDFRNEGADATHAPEFTMVEAYQAYGNYDTIGALVKQLVQDTAMDVFGSHKVTLLDGTEYDLGGEWKTISMYDSLSEALGEEIVPNGGPDNPGTSVEHLGEIADRLGVERDDVENHGKLVEHLWEHFYEDKLYEPTFVRDFPVETSPLVKGHRSKAGVVEKWDLYVRGFELATGYSELNDPVVQRERFVAQAKAALAGDEEACDIDEDFLEALGVGMPPAGGMGMGIDRLLIALTGATIRETITFPLVKPLN, from the coding sequence ATGACTGAGACCAACGAATCCCAAGAACATCAGAATGAAGAGGCCCCCGTTCCCGTTATGACCACGGTAGAACGCGCCGAAATGCTGCTGCGGCAGGATGCCGCGATTCGCGCCAAAATCAACGACGGCGCGACCTTGGATGAGGCTGTGGATCCGAGCAACAAGGAATTCGGCTCGCTGGCCCACCCGGAGCAGGTGCAGATGCGTGTGGCCAAGCGCGCCATGATGCTCAAGGAGGGTATCGCGCCGTATCCGGTGACCCTCGATGTGACCGACACCATCGAAGCGGTGCGTGCCAAGTACGATGGCAAGCTCGAAGCGGGCGACGAGACCGAAGACGTGGTCGGCATCGCCGGCCGCGTGCTGTTCCTGCGCAATGCGGGCGGCCTGTGCTTCGTGCAGCTGTCCGCCGGCGACGGTACCAAGATTCAGGGCATGATCTCCAAGAAGGAGATCGGCGCCGACTCCCTCAAGCAGTTCAAGCAGCTGGTCGACCTTGGTGACCATCTGTTCATCAAGGGCCGTGTGATCGCCTCCAAGACCGGTGAACTGTCCGTGTTCGCCACCGAATGGGCCATCGCAGCCAAGGCATTGCAACCGCTGCCGGCCCTGCACAAGGACCTGAACGAAGACACTCGCACCCGTAAGCCGTACATCGGCATGATCGCGGACGAGAAGATCCGCAACATGGTGCGCAACCGTTCCAAGGCCGTCGCCTCCCTGCGCAAGACCTTCGCCGACCATGACTTCATCGAGGTCGAGACTCCGATGCTGCAGACCGTGCACGGCGGTGCCGCCGCCCGTCCGTTCACCACGCACATGAACGCCTTCGACCTGGATCTTTACCTGCGCATCGCGCCGGAACTGTTCCTCAAGCGTTGCCTGGTAGGCGGCATTGACCGCGTGTTCGAAATCAACCGCGATTTCCGCAATGAAGGCGCCGACGCCACCCACGCCCCGGAATTCACCATGGTCGAGGCCTATCAGGCCTACGGCAATTACGACACCATCGGCGCACTCGTCAAGCAGCTCGTGCAGGACACTGCCATGGACGTGTTCGGCAGCCACAAAGTGACCTTGCTCGACGGCACCGAATACGATCTCGGCGGCGAATGGAAGACCATCAGCATGTACGATTCCCTATCCGAGGCGCTGGGCGAGGAAATCGTGCCGAACGGCGGCCCGGACAATCCGGGAACCTCCGTGGAACATTTGGGCGAGATCGCCGACAGGCTTGGCGTGGAACGCGACGACGTGGAGAACCACGGCAAGCTCGTCGAACACCTGTGGGAGCACTTCTACGAAGACAAGCTGTACGAGCCGACCTTCGTGCGCGACTTCCCGGTCGAAACCTCCCCGCTGGTCAAAGGCCACCGCTCCAAGGCAGGCGTAGTCGAGAAGTGGGATCTGTACGTGCGTGGCTTCGAGCTGGCCACCGGCTACTCCGAGCTCAACGATCCGGTCGTGCAGCGCGAACGCTTCGTGGCTCAGGCCAAGGCGGCGCTCGCCGGCGATGAAGAGGCCTGTGACATTGACGAGGACTTCCTCGAGGCCCTTGGCGTCGGCATGCCCCCGGCAGGCGGCATGGGTATGGGCATCGACCGACTGCTCATCGCACTGACCGGTGCCACCATCCGCGAGACCATCACCTTCCCGCTGGTGAAGCCGCTGAATTAA
- a CDS encoding GNAT family N-acetyltransferase, with product MFGYRTIEAADDERIAQIIRSNLENLHLNIPGTAYFDPELDHLSDYYNSHSDKRIYFIAFDSEEDIEKQIVGGVGVAEFDGIDDCAELQKLYLDDSAKGKGYGKELMQIAEDWARSAGYRKLYLETHTNLSVALKLYERMGFHRVEKPCSTQHGAMNRFYVKEL from the coding sequence ATGTTTGGTTATAGAACAATAGAGGCTGCTGATGACGAAAGAATCGCTCAAATCATTCGTTCAAATTTGGAAAACCTCCATTTGAACATTCCGGGAACAGCATATTTTGATCCCGAATTAGATCATTTGAGTGATTACTATAATAGCCATTCGGATAAACGCATCTATTTTATCGCATTTGATTCTGAAGAGGATATTGAAAAACAGATTGTTGGCGGTGTTGGCGTAGCGGAATTCGATGGAATAGATGATTGCGCCGAACTTCAAAAACTCTATTTGGATGATTCTGCCAAAGGAAAAGGCTATGGAAAAGAACTGATGCAGATAGCCGAAGATTGGGCAAGGTCTGCAGGTTACAGAAAATTGTATCTTGAAACCCATACGAATCTTTCGGTGGCTTTGAAATTGTATGAAAGAATGGGTTTTCATCGAGTTGAAAAGCCATGTTCGACACAGCACGGCGCAATGAATCGTTTCTATGTAAAAGAACTGTAA